TGAATGCGGCTTTCGATCGCATTCAGTCCCACCCAAATTTGCTTTGTGCAGAACCTAGCTTTCACCCTGATTTTTGCTTCTATCGGGCGAACAAGCACTTGATCGTCTGCGATGCCTCGCCCAAAACGATCTTTGTCTTGACGATCCTTTCTACCAGTATGGATCTTCCAGCAAGACTGGCCGAATTACAGCCCTCGCTGGAAAGGGAAGTCGAGGCTCTGCATACCCGCCTCAGGAAGCCCAGAGGCGGCAAGCAGAAATAAGGCTCTCTGTCCAACACATACGCTTAGGTGATATCGCCCAGGTTGCTGGTATCTTTCGGATCGGGCAGGTCGGTTTTAATGACCACTTCTTCCACGTCGTTTTCATCGACAACCGATAGCTTCGACAATTGAAAACGAAGCGCGACCAACCCCAGGCCAATCCAGTTAGCAGCGACGAATCCCATGACCAAGATTTCGCTTCCCTTGCCACCACTGCCGTACGAGTGCAAACCAACAGCGTCACCCCCTTTGAACAGCGGCAACAGGAAGTTCACACCGTACCAACTGCCGACAATCGAGGAGAAACCGATGATGGTTCCCACCACCAAACCGAAGTTGTTGAACCAACCAGCAAACCGGGCATGCAAGATAGCGACGTAAATCAACAGCGTCACTAAGGCCCAAACTTCTTTTGGATCCCAACCCCAAAAGCGGCCCCAGGACACGTCCGCCCAGATACCGCCCAAGATCGTCCCGGTGGCCAGCAGAAGCACAGCAACCTGGATGGCTCGGTAACATTGCTGCCCCAAGATGAAGCACTGTTCCGGCGGACGATAACTCATTTGCGGAGTATGGGCATGCTTCGGAGCGAGCCCTTCGTTCAGCGTACTAGCCACAACCGGAGCACGGTACTTGCCAAACATGTAATAGCCTAGCGCCAACCAGCCT
The window above is part of the Bremerella cremea genome. Proteins encoded here:
- a CDS encoding type II toxin-antitoxin system RelE/ParE family toxin — protein: MSRSGKVDLEFTLRAISDLEGIVNFSLTQFGKKATDKYLDSLNAAFDRIQSHPNLLCAEPSFHPDFCFYRANKHLIVCDASPKTIFVLTILSTSMDLPARLAELQPSLEREVEALHTRLRKPRGGKQK